The stretch of DNA CTTTCTTACGCCGCGCGAATTTTACCACTAGTGAAGCCGTGAACATCAGAAGGAACATGAGAAACAGAATCTGAGCAATTCCAGCCGCGGCGGATGCAATGGCGCCCAAGCCGAGGACCCTGGTCACCAATGCCAGGATTAAAAAGGTGATGGCCCAGCGTAACATGGCGCTACTCCTTTGCGATTTTAAAGGAATACATCCGAAGATGGACGGTCTCGGGCCGGAGAAGCTTTGAGGGGTTCATCCTTATGAAGCCAACTACCTTTCTCCGACCATCAGGACGCGCCACCCTCCCAATGATCTACTTGACCTGAAGTTCGTTGGATACGCTCTTGACTCCCTCGACGCTACGCGCCAAGGTTTCGGCCTTTTGTTTTCGTTCTTCGGAAGCGACCACACCCGTCAACGTGACCCGGC from Deltaproteobacteria bacterium encodes:
- a CDS encoding DUF1328 domain-containing protein — protein: MLRWAITFLILALVTRVLGLGAIASAAAGIAQILFLMFLLMFTASLVVKFARRKKVEETLIMESYGRR